One genomic segment of Desulfomicrobium sp. ZS1 includes these proteins:
- the smpB gene encoding SsrA-binding protein SmpB has protein sequence MCAKPTGIKVIAANRKARHFYELLDFIEAGIMLTGSEVKSLRDGKVNFMDGYVRITDNEAFLSGVHISTYANAGYAQHVPDRERKLLMHRHEIHSLKSKMEQKGLTLVPTKLYFKDGKIKIELALAKGKKVYDRREDLKQKAVNRDTEREMNRA, from the coding sequence ATGTGCGCCAAGCCCACAGGCATCAAGGTCATCGCGGCCAACCGTAAGGCCCGCCATTTTTACGAACTGCTCGACTTCATTGAGGCCGGAATCATGCTGACCGGCTCCGAGGTCAAATCCCTGCGTGATGGAAAGGTCAACTTCATGGACGGCTACGTGCGCATCACGGACAACGAGGCCTTTCTTTCGGGCGTGCACATCTCCACCTACGCCAACGCCGGGTACGCGCAGCATGTCCCGGACCGGGAGCGCAAGCTGCTCATGCACCGCCATGAGATCCATTCGCTCAAATCGAAGATGGAGCAGAAGGGGCTGACCCTGGTGCCGACCAAACTGTATTTCAAGGACGGCAAGATCAAGATCGAGCTGGCCCTGGCCAAGGGCAAGAAGGTTTACGACCGGCGCGAGGATTTGAAGCAGAAAGCCGTGAACCGCGACACCGAGCGGGAGATGAACCGGGCCTGA
- a CDS encoding cysteine hydrolase family protein has translation MNEHNRALLIIDMQYDFAVPGGACEVAGAHATIPIIRKVLTSFRDLGQPVFHIVREYRSDGSDVEISRQEALKTRPMVVPGTPGARIVPGLESIEGEYRIVKQRFSAFMFTELDLILRRKEITHLVVTGTQLPFCLRATLFDGLSLGYHMTLLTDASSSRTQEIHLANIRDIRDAGMACVSVGEYLAGINPPA, from the coding sequence ATGAACGAACATAACCGCGCGCTTCTGATCATCGACATGCAATACGACTTCGCCGTGCCCGGCGGGGCCTGCGAGGTAGCAGGAGCCCATGCCACAATTCCGATCATCCGCAAGGTCCTGACTTCGTTTCGGGACCTGGGACAGCCGGTCTTTCACATCGTGCGCGAATACCGCAGCGATGGCTCCGACGTTGAAATTTCACGCCAAGAAGCGCTGAAAACCCGCCCCATGGTGGTGCCCGGCACCCCAGGAGCCCGCATCGTGCCGGGCCTGGAGTCCATCGAAGGCGAATACCGCATCGTCAAGCAACGCTTCAGCGCCTTCATGTTCACGGAGCTGGACCTCATTCTGCGCCGCAAGGAGATCACGCATCTGGTCGTGACCGGCACGCAGTTGCCGTTCTGCCTGCGCGCCACCCTTTTCGACGGCTTGAGCCTGGGCTATCACATGACCTTACTCACCGACGCCTCATCCTCGCGCACGCAGGAAATTCATCTGGCCAACATCCGCGACATCCGCGACGCGGGCATGGCCTGCGTGAGCGTGGGCGAATACCTGGCCGGTATCAACCCGCCGGCCTGA
- the secA gene encoding preprotein translocase subunit SecA, with protein MIGYLTKKIFGSRNDRYLKTLLPTVAKINALEKEMQALSDAEIPARFAAYREEVAGGRELESLLPDVFALTREASRRVLGMRHFDVQLMGGMILHQGKIAEMKTGEGKTLVATLPVVLNALSGKGVHVVTVNDYLARRDAAWMGQLYTFMGLTVGVIVHGLSDAERQEAYGADVTYGTNNEFGFDYLRDNMKFYKHQLVQRPLNFAIVDEVDSILIDEARTPLIISGPGEKSTTLYARVNSIIPRLTRDDHFTIDEKARTVVLTDEGVVHCEEILGVTNLFDPANITLQHHILQALRAHYLFTLDDHYIVKDGQVVIVDEFTGRLMPGRRFSDGLHQALEAKEGVKVEAENQTLASITFQNFFRMYKKLSGMTGTADTEAVEFQQIYGLEVVVAPPNKQMVRKDFPDVILKTQAEKFGAIVEEIKGLHAKGQPVLVGTTSIEKSEYISTLLKKKGVPHEVLNAKYHEKEAEIVAMAGQKGRVTIATNMAGRGTDIVLGEGVRELGGLHILGSERHESRRIDNQLRGRAGRQGDPGSSRFYLALDDTLMRLFGSERIAGIMEKLGLEDGQTIENPLISRSIENAQKRVEGHNFEIRKQLIDYDNVMNQQREVIYSLRREFMIAEDLQLTVEEFVDDLLSQVYEPLDNRKGQTESLEEARGMIRSKLDEIFAMERMAPGGKFMEKEEARAAILSVLEEHRSLAPDQYQEILRFFLLDALDRNWKDHLLQMDYLKEGIGLRGYAQRDPKQEYKREGFELFEDLIFRIRENTMKALTHLRIEAVKQEELKHEEQEDVKYVGGNEPADKKPDTVRRVDPKVGRNDPCPCGSGQKYKKCCGKLA; from the coding sequence ATGATCGGTTATTTGACCAAGAAAATATTCGGTTCCAGAAATGACAGGTATCTGAAAACCTTGCTGCCCACGGTGGCCAAGATAAACGCCCTGGAAAAGGAGATGCAGGCCCTGTCCGATGCCGAGATTCCGGCCCGCTTCGCCGCATACCGGGAGGAAGTGGCCGGTGGGCGCGAGCTTGAGTCCCTGCTGCCTGACGTGTTCGCCCTGACCCGCGAGGCCAGCCGCAGGGTGCTTGGCATGCGCCATTTCGACGTGCAGCTCATGGGCGGCATGATCCTGCACCAGGGCAAGATCGCGGAAATGAAGACCGGTGAGGGCAAGACCCTGGTCGCGACCCTGCCCGTGGTTTTGAACGCCCTGTCCGGCAAGGGCGTGCACGTGGTCACGGTCAACGATTACCTGGCCAGGCGTGACGCGGCCTGGATGGGCCAGCTCTATACGTTCATGGGGCTGACCGTTGGCGTCATCGTGCACGGACTCTCCGACGCCGAGCGTCAGGAGGCCTACGGCGCGGACGTGACCTACGGCACCAACAACGAGTTCGGGTTCGACTACCTGCGCGACAACATGAAGTTCTACAAGCATCAGCTTGTGCAGCGCCCGCTCAATTTCGCCATCGTCGACGAAGTGGACTCCATCCTCATCGACGAGGCCCGTACTCCGCTCATCATTTCGGGTCCGGGCGAGAAATCGACCACGCTCTATGCGCGGGTCAATTCCATCATACCCCGCCTGACGCGCGACGATCATTTCACCATCGACGAAAAAGCGCGCACCGTCGTGCTGACCGACGAAGGCGTGGTGCACTGCGAAGAAATCCTGGGCGTGACCAACCTCTTCGACCCGGCCAACATCACCCTGCAGCACCACATCCTGCAGGCCCTGCGCGCCCACTACCTCTTCACCCTCGATGACCACTACATCGTCAAGGACGGGCAGGTGGTCATCGTCGATGAATTCACCGGCCGGCTCATGCCCGGACGGCGCTTCAGCGACGGCCTGCATCAGGCCCTGGAGGCCAAGGAAGGAGTCAAGGTCGAAGCCGAAAATCAGACCCTGGCAAGCATCACTTTCCAGAATTTCTTCCGCATGTACAAGAAGCTCTCCGGCATGACCGGTACGGCCGACACCGAGGCCGTTGAGTTTCAGCAGATCTACGGGCTGGAAGTCGTGGTCGCGCCACCGAACAAGCAGATGGTGCGCAAGGATTTTCCCGACGTCATCCTGAAGACCCAGGCCGAAAAGTTCGGGGCCATCGTGGAGGAGATCAAGGGCCTGCACGCCAAGGGCCAGCCGGTCCTGGTCGGCACAACCTCCATCGAGAAATCCGAATATATCTCCACGCTGCTCAAGAAGAAGGGCGTTCCGCATGAAGTCCTGAACGCCAAGTATCATGAGAAGGAAGCCGAGATCGTGGCCATGGCCGGTCAGAAGGGCCGCGTGACCATTGCCACCAACATGGCCGGCCGCGGCACGGACATCGTTCTGGGCGAGGGCGTGCGCGAGCTTGGCGGTCTGCACATTCTGGGCTCCGAGCGCCACGAGAGCAGGCGCATCGACAATCAGCTGCGCGGTCGTGCCGGGCGTCAGGGCGACCCCGGCTCCTCGCGCTTCTATCTGGCTCTGGACGACACGCTCATGCGCCTCTTCGGCTCCGAGCGCATCGCCGGGATCATGGAGAAACTTGGTCTGGAGGACGGACAGACCATCGAGAATCCGCTCATCTCCCGGTCCATCGAAAACGCTCAGAAGCGGGTCGAAGGGCACAACTTCGAAATCCGCAAGCAGCTCATCGACTACGACAACGTCATGAACCAGCAGCGCGAGGTCATCTACTCCCTGCGCCGCGAATTCATGATCGCCGAAGACCTGCAGCTCACCGTGGAAGAGTTTGTCGATGATCTTCTCTCCCAGGTCTACGAGCCTCTGGACAACAGAAAGGGGCAGACCGAATCCCTGGAGGAAGCGCGGGGCATGATCCGTTCCAAGCTGGACGAGATCTTTGCCATGGAGCGCATGGCTCCGGGCGGAAAATTCATGGAGAAGGAGGAGGCGCGGGCCGCCATCCTCTCCGTGCTGGAAGAGCACCGCTCCCTCGCCCCGGACCAGTACCAGGAAATTCTGCGTTTCTTCCTGCTCGACGCCCTTGATCGCAACTGGAAAGACCACCTCTTGCAGATGGACTATCTGAAGGAAGGCATCGGCCTGCGCGGATACGCCCAGCGCGACCCCAAACAGGAATACAAGCGCGAGGGCTTCGAGCTTTTCGAGGATCTCATCTTCCGCATCCGTGAGAACACCATGAAAGCCCTCACCCACCTGCGCATCGAGGCGGTCAAGCAGGAGGAGCTCAAGCACGAGGAACAGGAAGACGTGAAATATGTCGGCGGTAACGAACCAGCCGATAAGAAGCCGGACACCGTGCGGCGGGTCGATCCCAAAGTCGGCCGCAACGACCCCTGCCCCTGCGGCAGCGGTCAGAAATACAAGAAATGTTGCGGTAAGCTGGCCTGA
- a CDS encoding glycine betaine ABC transporter substrate-binding protein produces the protein MKKILLTIACLMLLIQPALAAKGKVRLAYVEWDCATASTTVAQAALEQMGYEVETLPVAAAAMWQALGTGDVDAMVTAWLPVTHADYYAKVKDKVEKVSVVSGGAKLGWAVPAYVTIDSIEELNANADKFGGKIIGIDPGAGLMKLSEQAMADYKLDKLELMEGSGATMTAALDNAIKNKEWVVVTAWSPHWMFGKWELKYLEDPKGVLGGEEQIEAIVRKGLKKDMPEVHAFFSNFKWDSPAQLQMVMAWNQEGGSPEENAQRFLKEYPETVKGWMGK, from the coding sequence GTGAAAAAAATTCTACTCACCATCGCGTGTCTGATGCTTTTGATCCAACCGGCCCTGGCCGCCAAGGGCAAGGTCCGCCTGGCCTATGTCGAATGGGACTGCGCCACGGCCAGCACCACGGTTGCCCAGGCCGCCCTGGAACAGATGGGCTATGAGGTCGAGACCCTGCCTGTGGCCGCGGCAGCCATGTGGCAGGCCCTGGGCACCGGCGACGTTGACGCCATGGTCACCGCATGGCTGCCCGTGACCCACGCCGACTATTATGCCAAGGTCAAGGACAAGGTCGAAAAAGTGTCCGTCGTCTCCGGCGGGGCCAAACTGGGTTGGGCCGTGCCAGCCTACGTGACCATAGATTCCATTGAGGAATTGAACGCCAACGCCGACAAATTTGGCGGCAAGATCATCGGCATCGATCCGGGCGCCGGACTCATGAAGCTGTCCGAGCAGGCCATGGCCGACTACAAGCTGGACAAGCTCGAACTGATGGAAGGCTCCGGCGCGACCATGACGGCGGCCTTGGACAATGCCATCAAGAACAAGGAATGGGTGGTCGTCACCGCCTGGTCCCCGCACTGGATGTTCGGCAAGTGGGAACTCAAATATCTGGAAGACCCCAAGGGCGTTTTGGGTGGCGAAGAACAGATCGAGGCCATCGTGCGCAAGGGCCTCAAAAAGGACATGCCTGAAGTTCATGCCTTCTTCTCCAACTTCAAGTGGGATTCCCCGGCCCAGCTGCAGATGGTCATGGCCTGGAACCAGGAAGGCGGCAGCCCCGAAGAAAACGCCCAGCGTTTCCTGAAGGAATATCCGGAGACCGTGAAGGGCTGGATGGGCAAGTAA
- a CDS encoding proline/glycine betaine ABC transporter permease, with amino-acid sequence MNEYKLPVGEVIETGIDFLVEHLSFITKASAEIVEMLLGAMESGLLLIPIPVFIVLVGAGVWFLTKERKLTLGSALGLALIWNMGLWTATVSTIALVLVATLCAIAIGVPLGICAAISKGTYKVVMPVLDVMQTMPAFVYLIPAIPFFGLGKTAAIFSTVIFSMPPAIRFTCLGIRQIPAELVECSTAFGATRMQRLYKLDLPLAAPTIMAGINQTVMLALSMVVIASMIGAKGLGGEVWKAIQRLQMGRGFEAGIAIVIVAMILDRVLQKLGTRKEN; translated from the coding sequence ATGAACGAGTACAAACTTCCGGTAGGCGAAGTCATCGAGACGGGCATCGACTTTCTGGTCGAGCACCTGTCCTTTATCACCAAAGCCAGCGCCGAAATTGTCGAGATGCTTCTGGGGGCCATGGAGAGCGGACTGCTGCTCATCCCCATCCCGGTGTTCATCGTACTGGTCGGCGCCGGTGTATGGTTCCTGACCAAGGAGCGCAAACTCACCCTGGGCAGCGCCCTTGGCCTCGCGCTGATCTGGAACATGGGACTCTGGACAGCCACGGTCAGCACCATCGCCCTGGTCCTGGTCGCCACGCTCTGCGCCATCGCCATCGGCGTGCCGCTGGGCATCTGCGCGGCCATCAGCAAGGGCACATACAAGGTGGTCATGCCCGTCCTCGACGTGATGCAGACCATGCCCGCCTTTGTCTATCTGATCCCGGCCATCCCCTTTTTCGGCCTGGGCAAGACTGCGGCCATTTTTTCCACCGTCATCTTTTCCATGCCGCCGGCGATCCGTTTCACGTGCCTGGGGATCCGCCAGATTCCTGCGGAACTTGTGGAATGTTCCACCGCGTTCGGCGCGACTCGCATGCAGCGGCTGTACAAGCTGGATCTGCCCCTGGCCGCGCCGACCATCATGGCAGGCATCAACCAGACCGTCATGCTGGCCCTGTCCATGGTCGTCATCGCGTCCATGATCGGCGCCAAGGGGCTGGGCGGCGAAGTCTGGAAAGCCATCCAACGCCTGCAGATGGGACGCGGATTCGAGGCGGGCATAGCCATCGTCATTGTGGCCATGATCCTGGACCGGGTGCTGCAGAAGCTTGGCACCCGAAAAGAAAACTAA
- a CDS encoding glycine betaine/L-proline ABC transporter ATP-binding protein, with the protein MAKIYVEGLYKIFGPNPKKALEMLSQGKSKDDIMSSIKHGVGVNNATFEVHEGEIVVVMGLSGSGKSTLVRCLNRLITPTAGKILIDGRDVLTMGEDELRQLRQRKMGMVFQNFALFPHRTVLENAALGLEIQGMDRAQRLKLADEALSLVGLDGWGASYPRQLSGGMQQRVGLARALALSPDILLMDEAFSALDPLIRRDMQDELINLQERMQKTIVFISHDLDEALKLGDRIILMKDGAIVQIGSPEEILTHPADDYVARFVEDVDITKVLTAESVMKHSEAVAYLRTDGPRAALRKMRKHNIAHLFVVDHTHRLVGIVSADAAAILAQRGETSLSEAICTDIKTVYPETPAQDLFNIMAELPYPLAVVDEANKFKGVIVRGTLVAALAERGGAA; encoded by the coding sequence ATGGCAAAAATATATGTTGAAGGTCTGTATAAAATTTTCGGCCCCAATCCAAAGAAAGCGCTGGAGATGCTATCCCAGGGCAAAAGCAAGGACGACATCATGTCCTCCATCAAGCACGGCGTGGGCGTGAACAACGCCACCTTCGAAGTGCATGAAGGAGAGATCGTGGTTGTCATGGGCTTGTCCGGCAGCGGAAAATCAACGCTGGTGCGCTGTCTGAACCGGCTGATCACGCCCACCGCGGGCAAGATCCTCATTGACGGGCGCGACGTCCTGACCATGGGTGAAGATGAGCTGCGCCAGTTGCGACAACGCAAGATGGGCATGGTCTTTCAGAATTTCGCCCTCTTTCCGCACCGCACAGTGCTCGAAAACGCGGCCCTGGGCCTTGAAATTCAGGGCATGGACAGGGCGCAGCGCCTGAAGCTCGCCGACGAGGCCCTCTCCCTGGTCGGTCTTGACGGATGGGGCGCGTCATATCCGCGCCAGTTGTCCGGCGGCATGCAGCAGCGGGTCGGGCTTGCCCGGGCGCTGGCCCTTTCCCCGGACATCCTGCTCATGGATGAAGCCTTCAGCGCGCTCGACCCCCTCATCCGTCGCGACATGCAGGACGAACTCATCAACCTGCAGGAACGGATGCAAAAGACCATCGTCTTCATTTCCCATGATCTGGACGAAGCCCTGAAGCTCGGCGACCGCATCATTCTCATGAAGGACGGCGCCATCGTGCAGATCGGCTCGCCGGAGGAAATCCTGACTCACCCCGCCGACGATTACGTGGCGCGCTTTGTCGAGGACGTGGACATCACCAAGGTCCTGACCGCCGAGTCCGTCATGAAGCACAGCGAGGCCGTAGCCTATCTGCGCACCGACGGACCCCGCGCGGCCCTGCGCAAGATGCGCAAGCACAACATCGCCCATCTTTTCGTGGTCGATCACACGCATCGGCTGGTGGGCATCGTCTCCGCCGATGCTGCGGCCATCCTGGCCCAGCGAGGCGAAACGAGCCTGAGCGAGGCCATCTGTACGGACATCAAAACCGTATATCCGGAAACGCCGGCCCAGGATCTTTTCAACATAATGGCGGAGTTGCCGTATCCTCTGGCCGTGGTCGACGAAGCAAACAAGTTCAAGGGAGTCATTGTGCGCGGCACTCTGGTCGCGGCCCTGGCTGAAAGAGGAGGTGCCGCATGA
- a CDS encoding PAS domain S-box protein produces the protein MPTVFFFCDAKGRIVEAHAGEFEEWDLSPGTSLCDALGIDCPDGELLLARLSAETTHTLTGPSGQPVSLRIIPLPRTLAPEGGILATVRISSQLGILAADSPEPSAATLDYAVFNAVFNDARDAILLTDGQFRILAANRKAHSLYGREDEPLAGTSFRSILRAVDEARILASARALKNGASWRGALTALRPDGQETPVKLGVRCLSVGEVRLFQFMMRDLRGRIALERDLAQSRLAVADMNTALKQVLRNVEEERQELKDELVQQVREEVLPTVERIALEDSPLVRQAYRSALEEKIADMGVTAPESANLFARLTPREMDICRLIQQSWQGRAIAEELGISFETLQTHRKNIRRKLGLKGGPISLSAFVQQHPPF, from the coding sequence ATGCCGACGGTATTCTTCTTTTGCGACGCCAAAGGGCGCATTGTCGAAGCGCACGCAGGAGAGTTCGAGGAATGGGACCTGTCTCCCGGCACATCATTGTGCGACGCCCTGGGCATAGACTGCCCGGACGGAGAGCTCCTGTTGGCCCGCCTTTCCGCTGAAACCACCCACACCCTGACCGGGCCTTCGGGCCAGCCCGTGAGCCTACGGATCATCCCGCTGCCGAGGACTCTTGCGCCGGAGGGAGGTATCCTGGCCACCGTGAGGATCTCCTCACAGCTTGGCATCCTCGCCGCGGACAGTCCCGAACCCTCTGCCGCCACCTTGGACTACGCCGTTTTCAATGCCGTGTTCAACGACGCGCGCGATGCCATTCTGCTCACGGATGGACAATTCCGCATCCTTGCGGCCAACCGCAAAGCCCACTCCCTGTACGGCAGAGAAGATGAGCCTCTGGCCGGAACCAGTTTCCGAAGCATCCTGCGCGCCGTGGACGAGGCGCGAATCCTGGCCTCGGCCAGAGCGCTGAAAAATGGCGCATCCTGGCGCGGAGCCCTCACCGCCCTCAGACCGGATGGCCAGGAAACACCGGTCAAACTCGGCGTTCGATGTCTGAGCGTGGGGGAAGTGCGCCTGTTTCAATTCATGATGCGCGATCTGCGCGGGCGCATCGCCCTGGAACGTGATCTGGCCCAAAGCAGACTGGCAGTCGCGGACATGAACACGGCCTTGAAACAGGTTCTGCGCAATGTGGAAGAAGAGCGCCAAGAACTCAAAGACGAGCTGGTGCAACAGGTCCGCGAAGAAGTGCTGCCAACGGTGGAGCGTATCGCCCTTGAGGATTCTCCCCTCGTACGCCAAGCCTACAGGTCGGCCTTGGAAGAAAAGATCGCCGACATGGGCGTGACCGCGCCGGAATCCGCAAATCTCTTTGCCAGGCTGACTCCCCGGGAAATGGACATTTGCCGTCTCATTCAGCAGAGTTGGCAAGGCCGGGCCATCGCCGAAGAACTCGGCATCTCCTTTGAAACCCTACAGACGCACCGCAAGAACATCCGCCGCAAGCTCGGGCTCAAAGGCGGTCCGATCTCTCTCTCCGCCTTCGTACAACAGCATCCTCCCTTCTAA
- a CDS encoding sigma-54 dependent transcriptional regulator, with protein MSIFNSIEILVVDDESNIRKLFSRELASPGRTIHTVGSAKEAFEHLHKHYYDIIILDIRLPDANGLELMTKLLETVPNVAIILITGYADVDNAVQAMKNGAYDYITKPFSLDRMEQVIEKAYQRVRLQRENELLRHNSEHKSMPKFIGHSKSVQDVRYLIEKAAPTDVPVLLTGESGTGKNVAAAALHAKSKRADQPLIIKNCGTFDKELLRSELFGYCKGAFTGADRSHDGLLSLAHKATLFFDEVGELTLELQGALLRVLETQHFRRVGDKEERCVDVRFIFATNKDLEKEVEAGRFHDAFYHRINVFNIELPPLRERREDIPALVEYFLVSLAKDGQEYKISPRAMQQLMDNPWPGNVRELKNIIERGMILAENNIINVQALPFCQKSCQNPREKGFSTLEELERSHISMVMHAVQGNKSRAAQVLGIGRKTLYRKLEEYRLTEVGTQNANFLSK; from the coding sequence ATGAGCATCTTTAATTCCATTGAAATCCTCGTCGTTGATGACGAGTCAAACATACGCAAGCTCTTCTCCCGGGAACTGGCCTCGCCTGGTCGCACCATCCACACCGTGGGCAGCGCGAAAGAGGCTTTTGAGCACCTGCACAAGCATTATTACGACATCATCATCCTGGACATCCGCCTGCCTGACGCCAATGGGCTTGAACTCATGACCAAGCTGCTTGAAACCGTGCCCAACGTGGCCATCATCCTCATCACCGGCTACGCCGACGTGGACAACGCAGTGCAGGCCATGAAAAACGGAGCTTACGACTACATCACCAAGCCCTTTTCCCTGGATCGCATGGAGCAAGTCATCGAAAAGGCCTACCAGAGGGTCCGGCTGCAGCGCGAAAACGAACTGCTGCGCCATAATTCGGAACACAAATCCATGCCCAAATTCATTGGCCATTCCAAGTCCGTGCAGGATGTCCGCTATCTGATCGAAAAAGCCGCTCCTACCGATGTGCCGGTTCTTTTGACCGGAGAAAGCGGCACGGGCAAGAACGTGGCCGCTGCGGCTCTGCACGCCAAAAGCAAACGCGCGGACCAGCCGCTCATCATCAAGAACTGCGGCACGTTCGACAAAGAGCTGCTCAGGAGCGAGCTGTTCGGCTACTGCAAAGGGGCCTTTACCGGAGCGGACCGCAGTCATGACGGGCTCTTGTCTCTGGCGCACAAGGCCACGCTCTTTTTCGACGAAGTCGGCGAACTGACCCTGGAACTGCAGGGCGCGCTCCTGCGCGTACTTGAAACCCAGCATTTCCGCCGCGTGGGTGATAAGGAGGAGCGTTGTGTGGACGTGCGCTTCATCTTTGCCACCAACAAGGATCTGGAAAAAGAAGTTGAGGCAGGCCGGTTTCACGACGCTTTCTACCACCGCATCAACGTCTTCAATATAGAACTGCCACCGCTGCGTGAACGCCGCGAAGACATCCCGGCCCTGGTCGAATACTTTCTCGTATCCCTGGCCAAGGACGGGCAGGAGTACAAGATCTCTCCGCGAGCCATGCAACAGCTCATGGACAACCCCTGGCCCGGCAATGTGCGCGAACTCAAAAACATCATTGAGCGGGGTATGATCCTGGCCGAAAACAACATCATAAACGTCCAGGCCTTGCCATTTTGTCAGAAGAGTTGCCAAAACCCGCGCGAAAAGGGGTTCTCGACCCTCGAAGAACTGGAACGCTCGCACATCAGCATGGTCATGCATGCCGTGCAGGGCAACAAATCCCGCGCGGCCCAAGTCTTGGGAATCGGACGCAAGACTCTGTACAGAAAGCTCGAAGAGTACAGGCTGACCGAAGTGGGCACGCAAAATGCCAACTTCCTGAGCAAATAA
- a CDS encoding nitrogen regulation protein NR(II) codes for MGKTTLSDIVGPEYTKLGFFREVQEKMGELETYNAELERKKQEIQDILNGIMDLLAVISPDYRIVYVNKVFHDYFDIPHPEGLFCYQVFRGGSEPCKVCPLRTALQTGEPDRTSYIDHRPDRSLHFEVVASPMFDDKSHVRTVLVSKRDVTMEKEYQAKYYQAEKMATIGLLAAGVAHEINNPLAAISGFSEALKRRLPYLGTLLDKDTEQGILEDFTDYTTTILEECNRCRDIVGNLLSFSSQKTCKFDTIDLNSLVAGSLKILHHQIKLHPGITLRQDLCPEPVTIRGAQGELKQVLLNLVLNAMDAIESKGSITIRTSMDRVDRAALIVEDTGQGIPPETLDKLFIPFFTTKTKGHSIGIGLSICYNIIKMHGGEIHVCSEPGKGSAFRVMLPTGFSANNKDLDS; via the coding sequence ATGGGCAAGACAACGCTCAGCGACATCGTCGGGCCGGAATATACCAAGCTCGGGTTTTTCCGCGAAGTGCAGGAAAAAATGGGCGAGCTTGAGACCTACAACGCGGAGCTTGAAAGAAAAAAACAGGAAATCCAGGACATCCTCAACGGAATCATGGATCTTTTGGCGGTGATCTCGCCGGATTACCGCATTGTCTACGTCAATAAAGTCTTCCACGACTATTTTGACATCCCGCATCCGGAAGGCCTCTTCTGTTATCAGGTCTTCCGGGGAGGCTCCGAGCCCTGCAAAGTCTGCCCCCTGCGCACAGCCCTGCAAACCGGGGAGCCCGACCGGACATCATATATAGATCACAGGCCGGACCGCAGCCTGCACTTCGAAGTCGTGGCCTCACCCATGTTCGACGACAAGAGCCATGTGCGCACGGTCCTTGTCTCAAAACGCGACGTAACCATGGAAAAAGAATATCAGGCCAAGTATTATCAGGCCGAAAAAATGGCCACCATCGGCCTCTTGGCCGCAGGCGTGGCCCACGAAATCAACAACCCCCTGGCGGCCATCAGCGGCTTTTCCGAAGCCCTGAAACGCCGTCTGCCCTACCTTGGGACCCTGCTGGACAAGGACACGGAACAGGGAATTCTGGAAGATTTCACGGACTATACGACCACCATCCTCGAAGAATGCAATCGCTGCCGGGACATTGTCGGCAACTTACTCTCGTTCAGCAGTCAAAAAACATGTAAATTCGACACGATAGACTTAAACTCTCTGGTCGCGGGATCTTTAAAGATCCTGCACCACCAGATCAAATTGCACCCGGGCATCACCCTGCGACAGGATCTGTGCCCGGAACCGGTGACCATCCGCGGTGCTCAGGGCGAACTCAAGCAGGTCCTTCTGAACCTCGTCCTCAACGCCATGGACGCCATTGAGTCAAAAGGGAGCATCACCATCCGCACCAGCATGGACAGAGTCGACCGCGCGGCGCTGATCGTCGAGGACACCGGTCAGGGCATCCCCCCGGAAACCCTGGACAAGCTCTTCATCCCGTTCTTCACCACCAAGACCAAAGGGCACAGCATCGGCATCGGCCTGTCCATCTGCTACAACATCATCAAAATGCACGGCGGGGAAATCCACGTCTGCAGCGAACCCGGCAAGGGTTCCGCCTTTCGGGTCATGCTCCCGACAGGATTTTCAGCCAACAACAAGGATCTGGATTCATGA